One Novosphingobium sp. G106 DNA segment encodes these proteins:
- the glpX gene encoding class II fructose-bisphosphatase, which produces MTATPASHVLDRVLVLEMVRVTEAAAISASKLIGRGDEKAADAAAVEAMRAALNELYMDGTVVIGEGERDEAPMLFIGEKVGAAQGKGPKIDIALDPLEGTTICAKAGPNSLAVLAVAEEGNLLNAPDVYMDKLAVGPGYPEGIIDLAKTPTENVKAVAAAKGVQPNEIIVCVLDRPRHAELIAELRGLGCGVVLIGDGDVAGVIAVTNEDTTIDLYMGSGGAPEGVLAAAALRCVGGQFNGRLLFRNDDERARARKWGIEDLNKIYKLEELAKGDCIFAATGVTDGSLLQGVKRLKGGRITTESVVMRASSGTVRWVKGDRRKAQ; this is translated from the coding sequence ATGACCGCCACCCCTGCCAGCCATGTGCTCGACCGCGTTCTCGTTCTCGAAATGGTGCGTGTCACCGAAGCCGCGGCGATCTCTGCCTCCAAGCTGATCGGCCGCGGCGACGAGAAGGCTGCTGACGCGGCGGCCGTCGAAGCGATGCGCGCGGCGCTTAACGAGCTCTACATGGACGGCACCGTCGTCATCGGCGAGGGCGAGCGCGACGAGGCGCCGATGCTGTTCATCGGCGAGAAGGTCGGCGCGGCGCAGGGCAAGGGCCCCAAGATCGACATCGCGCTCGATCCGCTCGAAGGCACGACGATCTGCGCCAAGGCCGGTCCGAACTCGCTGGCCGTGCTCGCGGTGGCCGAAGAAGGCAACCTGCTCAACGCGCCCGACGTCTACATGGACAAGCTGGCGGTCGGCCCCGGCTATCCCGAAGGCATCATCGATCTCGCCAAGACGCCGACCGAGAACGTCAAGGCCGTCGCCGCGGCCAAGGGCGTGCAGCCCAATGAAATCATCGTCTGCGTGCTCGACCGTCCGCGCCACGCCGAGCTGATCGCCGAGCTGCGCGGTCTAGGCTGCGGCGTCGTCCTGATCGGCGACGGCGACGTCGCCGGCGTGATCGCGGTGACCAACGAGGACACCACGATCGACCTCTACATGGGTTCGGGCGGCGCCCCCGAGGGCGTGCTCGCCGCCGCGGCGCTGCGCTGCGTCGGCGGCCAGTTCAACGGCCGCCTGCTGTTCCGCAACGACGACGAACGCGCCCGCGCGCGCAAGTGGGGCATCGAGGACCTCAACAAGATCTACAAGCTCGAGGAACTCGCCAAGGGCGACTGCATCTTCGCCGCAACCGGCGTGACCGACGGCTCGCTGCTCCAGGGCGTCAAGCGCCTCAAGGGCGGCCGCATCACGACCGAGAGCGTCGTCATGCGCGCTTCGTCGGGCACCGTCCGCTGGGTCAAGGGTGACCGCCGCAAGGCGCAGTGA
- a CDS encoding ribose-phosphate pyrophosphokinase: MKIMAGNSNLPLARAIGGYLEQPLTDASVRRFADEEVFVEIHENVRGEDVFVVQSTSFPANDNLMELLICIDALRRASAKRITAVVPYFGYARQDRKSGSRTPISAKLVANLITEAGADRVLSVDLHAGQIQGFFDIPTDNLYAAPVMAADIQARYGDQSLMVVSPDVGGVVRARALAKRLDNAPLAIVDKRRDKPGQSEVMNIIGDVKGRACILIDDIIDSGGTLCNAAQALMDAGASSVTAYITHGVLSGGAVARVNGSALKELVITDSILPTDAAKESDRIRILTIAPLLGEAIRRTADESSVSSLFD; encoded by the coding sequence ATGAAGATCATGGCCGGCAACAGCAACCTGCCGCTCGCAAGGGCGATCGGGGGCTATCTCGAGCAGCCGCTGACCGATGCCAGCGTGCGCCGTTTCGCCGACGAGGAAGTCTTCGTCGAGATCCACGAGAATGTCCGCGGCGAGGACGTCTTCGTCGTCCAGTCGACCAGTTTCCCGGCCAACGACAATCTGATGGAACTGCTGATCTGCATCGATGCGCTGCGCCGCGCATCGGCCAAGCGGATCACGGCGGTGGTCCCCTACTTCGGCTATGCCCGGCAGGATCGTAAGTCGGGGTCGCGCACGCCGATCTCGGCCAAGCTGGTGGCGAACCTGATTACCGAGGCTGGTGCCGACCGCGTGCTCTCGGTCGATCTCCACGCCGGGCAGATCCAGGGCTTCTTCGATATCCCGACAGACAACCTCTACGCGGCGCCAGTCATGGCTGCCGACATCCAGGCGCGGTACGGCGACCAGTCGCTGATGGTCGTCTCGCCCGACGTCGGCGGCGTAGTCCGCGCCCGGGCGCTCGCCAAGCGGCTCGATAACGCGCCGCTCGCCATCGTCGACAAGCGCCGCGACAAGCCCGGCCAGTCCGAAGTCATGAACATCATCGGCGACGTGAAGGGCCGCGCCTGCATCCTGATCGACGACATCATCGATTCGGGCGGCACGCTGTGCAACGCGGCCCAGGCGCTGATGGATGCCGGCGCTTCCAGCGTGACCGCCTATATCACCCACGGCGTGCTTTCGGGCGGCGCGGTGGCGCGGGTCAACGGCTCGGCGCTCAAGGAACTGGTCATCACCGATTCGATCCTGCCGACCGATGCCGCCAAGGAATCGGACCGCATCCGCATCCTCACCATCGCCCCGCTGCTGGGCGAAGCGATCCGCCGCACGGCCGACGAAAGCTCCGTCTCCAGTCTGTTCGACTGA
- a CDS encoding inositol monophosphatase family protein, with translation MNLDADIALALRLADAAGEAIRPHFRSGVESERKGDASPVTIADRAAEEAMRRILKAEVPRDTVIGEEFGATAGSSGRSWVLDPIDGTCSFLVGRPIFGTLIALVVEGWPVLGVIDQPILGERWVGSTGRPTTFNGQLARTRACRELGDATLATTGPHYFDDHDGAHFMGLAAKTDHKRMVMGGDCYNYALLASGHIDVVCEAGLKLHDWAALVPVVEGAGGTMCDWNGDPLHAGSTGHVLALGDPARLEDVVAAIACDH, from the coding sequence ATGAACCTCGACGCCGACATCGCTCTGGCTCTGCGGCTTGCCGATGCGGCGGGCGAGGCGATCCGTCCGCATTTCCGCAGCGGCGTCGAATCGGAGCGCAAGGGCGATGCCAGCCCGGTGACGATCGCCGACCGCGCCGCCGAAGAGGCGATGCGACGCATCCTCAAGGCGGAAGTGCCGCGAGATACCGTGATCGGCGAGGAATTCGGCGCCACTGCCGGTAGCTCGGGCCGTTCCTGGGTGCTCGATCCGATCGACGGGACCTGTTCGTTCCTCGTCGGCCGGCCGATCTTCGGCACGCTGATCGCGCTGGTGGTCGAAGGCTGGCCCGTGCTGGGCGTGATCGACCAGCCGATCCTCGGCGAACGCTGGGTCGGCTCCACCGGACGGCCGACCACCTTCAACGGCCAGCTGGCCCGCACCCGCGCCTGCCGGGAACTCGGCGATGCGACGCTCGCCACCACCGGCCCTCACTACTTCGACGATCACGACGGCGCCCATTTCATGGGCCTCGCCGCCAAGACCGACCACAAACGGATGGTCATGGGCGGCGACTGCTACAACTACGCGCTGCTCGCCTCAGGGCATATCGACGTGGTGTGCGAGGCCGGACTCAAGCTGCACGACTGGGCGGCCCTGGTGCCGGTGGTCGAAGGCGCCGGCGGCACGATGTGCGACTGGAACGGCGATCCGCTACACGCGGGATCGACCGGCCATGTCCTCGCGCTAGGCGATCCCGCGCGGCTTGAGGACGTGGTCGCGGCGATCGCCTGCGACCACTGA
- a CDS encoding DUF805 domain-containing protein, producing MLLASIRHCLANLFNFSGRDRQDQFWPYAGIVIGATVASWLFYGVTMIGSAIGRMQEFAQTHPDEVTVEQGPGHYSIQVHGNHPELMPDMQPFLGLVMVGALVVVVLIASAAARRLHDSNVPGWIGLIPVFFLSSGFWLMNDMFAGIRAGKEPELGRFFLTFANNAVYIACLVGVIYLLARKGTLGDNPYGPPPL from the coding sequence ATGCTGCTCGCGTCGATCAGGCATTGCCTGGCCAATCTTTTCAACTTCTCCGGTCGTGACCGCCAGGACCAATTCTGGCCCTATGCCGGCATAGTAATCGGCGCCACGGTGGCCAGCTGGCTGTTTTATGGCGTGACGATGATCGGAAGCGCGATCGGCCGCATGCAGGAGTTTGCACAGACCCATCCGGATGAGGTTACCGTCGAGCAGGGGCCGGGCCACTATTCGATTCAGGTTCACGGGAATCATCCGGAACTGATGCCCGACATGCAGCCCTTTCTGGGCCTTGTCATGGTCGGGGCCCTGGTAGTCGTCGTGCTTATCGCATCTGCGGCGGCGCGGCGTCTGCACGATAGCAATGTGCCCGGCTGGATCGGTTTGATCCCGGTTTTCTTTCTGTCATCCGGCTTCTGGCTGATGAACGATATGTTCGCCGGCATACGGGCCGGCAAAGAGCCTGAACTCGGCCGCTTCTTTCTGACCTTCGCTAACAACGCGGTCTATATCGCGTGTCTGGTTGGAGTGATCTATCTGCTGGCGCGAAAAGGCACGCTCGGTGACAACCCCTACGGTCCGCCGCCTCTCTGA
- a CDS encoding antibiotic biosynthesis monooxygenase, translating into MTALVHSYQMIAREGSEDALGAALGDLAEAVKGIAGSQGAMVLQDRKEAQKFLFLEFWDGEESRKAAGSQLPKDVMGRIMAVMGGPLQMADWDRLAG; encoded by the coding sequence ATGACGGCTTTGGTGCACAGCTATCAGATGATCGCGCGCGAGGGCAGCGAGGATGCGCTCGGAGCTGCCCTTGGAGACCTCGCGGAAGCGGTGAAGGGCATCGCCGGGTCGCAGGGCGCGATGGTGTTGCAGGATCGCAAGGAAGCGCAGAAGTTCCTGTTCCTCGAATTCTGGGACGGCGAGGAATCGCGCAAGGCCGCGGGATCGCAGCTGCCGAAGGACGTCATGGGCCGAATCATGGCAGTCATGGGTGGGCCACTGCAGATGGCGGACTGGGATCGCCTGGCGGGCTGA
- a CDS encoding gamma-glutamylcyclotransferase, with protein sequence MHFFFYGTLIAGSGNPVAAAAHALLRDLGTVTARGALYAVSDAEGWYPVLLSGAGPVHGRLYEAAPGFGESDLAALDAYEDFDPADPGGSLYVRSTIVVSDGDGAFHQAQAYSFNRPLPPGAQAIPDGDFRAWIAREGLKPYGTAS encoded by the coding sequence ATGCATTTCTTCTTCTATGGCACGCTGATCGCGGGCAGCGGCAATCCGGTGGCCGCCGCCGCCCATGCGCTGCTGCGCGACCTGGGTACGGTAACCGCGCGCGGCGCGCTCTATGCCGTTAGCGACGCCGAGGGCTGGTATCCCGTGCTGCTTTCAGGTGCCGGCCCGGTCCACGGCCGACTCTATGAAGCGGCACCGGGTTTCGGCGAGTCCGATCTCGCTGCGCTCGACGCCTACGAAGATTTCGATCCCGCCGACCCGGGCGGCTCGCTCTATGTCCGCTCAACGATCGTCGTCAGCGACGGCGATGGCGCCTTCCACCAGGCCCAAGCCTACAGCTTCAACCGCCCGCTGCCGCCGGGCGCCCAGGCCATACCCGACGGCGACTTTCGAGCCTGGATCGCGCGAGAAGGGCTCAAACCCTACGGGACGGCATCGTAA
- a CDS encoding GyrI-like domain-containing protein has protein sequence MLSEHQIVETAAEQAAVIRLTIPSSDMPNVFGPAVGELLTTLGAQGVEPIGAIFAHHVKLPSDVFDFELGIKVSSPVTPAGRVLPGELPAGRVARAIYTGPYEGLPEAWDAFIAWMDANGHKGAPSLWELYSVGPQSTPDAAQWRTELNRPLLY, from the coding sequence ATGCTGAGCGAACATCAGATAGTCGAGACCGCCGCCGAGCAGGCCGCGGTGATTCGCCTGACAATTCCGAGCAGCGATATGCCCAACGTCTTCGGTCCTGCCGTCGGCGAGCTGCTGACGACCCTCGGCGCTCAGGGTGTCGAACCGATCGGCGCCATATTCGCACATCACGTAAAGCTGCCGTCGGACGTCTTCGACTTCGAACTAGGCATCAAGGTTTCCTCGCCTGTGACGCCGGCCGGCCGTGTCTTGCCTGGCGAACTTCCGGCCGGGCGGGTCGCACGCGCGATCTATACCGGTCCCTACGAGGGACTGCCCGAGGCCTGGGACGCTTTCATCGCCTGGATGGACGCAAACGGCCACAAGGGCGCCCCCAGCCTTTGGGAACTGTATTCGGTCGGTCCGCAATCGACGCCGGACGCCGCTCAATGGCGCACCGAACTGAACCGGCCTTTGCTCTATTGA
- a CDS encoding SRPBCC domain-containing protein translates to MTGLTIETEGDTRVIVARRFAAPAEAVYRAHVEPALIQRWMLGPDGWTMPVCLCDARPGGSFRYEWSNGAGGFHTTGEFLELTPFSRIVHVERMHLPDPTPENRIETTFEPDGAGTLMTMRMSLPDAETRAAMLASGMEHGMEASFQRLETMI, encoded by the coding sequence ATGACTGGACTGACGATCGAGACCGAAGGCGATACGCGCGTGATTGTCGCCCGCCGATTCGCCGCACCGGCGGAGGCGGTCTATCGGGCCCATGTCGAGCCGGCACTGATCCAGCGCTGGATGCTCGGCCCGGACGGCTGGACCATGCCCGTATGCCTTTGCGATGCTCGGCCAGGCGGCAGCTTCCGTTACGAATGGAGCAATGGCGCGGGTGGCTTCCATACCACCGGCGAATTTCTCGAGCTTACCCCGTTCAGCCGCATCGTCCACGTCGAGCGCATGCACCTGCCCGACCCGACGCCCGAAAATCGCATCGAAACGACCTTCGAGCCCGACGGTGCCGGCACGCTGATGACCATGCGCATGAGCCTGCCCGATGCCGAGACGCGTGCGGCCATGCTGGCGAGCGGCATGGAGCATGGCATGGAAGCCAGCTTCCAGCGGCTCGAGACGATGATTTAG
- a CDS encoding helix-turn-helix transcriptional regulator — protein MPNLDASFSALADPTRRAILARLALGETTVMELAAPFAMSQPAISRHLKVLEGAGLIRRRVEGTKRPCALAPAGIAAIDEWLAMLRKALAANYDRLDQVLAAMNPNEGKEPA, from the coding sequence ATGCCCAACCTCGATGCCTCCTTCTCCGCACTCGCCGATCCGACGCGCCGGGCGATTCTCGCACGGCTGGCGCTTGGCGAGACGACGGTGATGGAACTGGCGGCGCCTTTCGCGATGAGCCAGCCCGCGATCTCCCGCCATCTCAAGGTGCTCGAAGGCGCGGGCCTGATCCGGCGTCGTGTCGAGGGGACGAAACGCCCCTGCGCGCTGGCGCCTGCGGGCATCGCCGCGATCGACGAGTGGCTGGCAATGCTGCGCAAGGCGCTGGCCGCCAACTACGACCGGCTCGACCAGGTGCTGGCCGCGATGAACCCCAATGAAGGAAAGGAACCAGCATGA
- the rpmI gene encoding 50S ribosomal protein L35, giving the protein MPKLKTKSGVKKRFKLTATGKIKHGAVGKRHRLISHNAKYIRQHRRTDTISDADAKVIKKWAPYGLG; this is encoded by the coding sequence ATGCCCAAGCTCAAGACCAAGAGCGGTGTGAAGAAGCGCTTCAAGCTCACCGCGACCGGCAAGATCAAGCACGGCGCCGTCGGCAAGCGTCACCGCCTGATCAGCCACAATGCCAAGTACATCCGCCAGCATCGCCGTACCGACACGATTTCCGACGCCGACGCGAAGGTGATCAAGAAGTGGGCGCCCTACGGGCTCGGCTGA
- the rplT gene encoding 50S ribosomal protein L20 codes for MARVKRGVTTRAKHKNILEQAKGYRGRRKNTIRVARQAVEKAGQYAYRDRKVKKRSFRALWIQRINAAVRAEGLTYSQFIHGTKLAGIELDRKAMADLAMNEGGIFTAIIAQAKAALA; via the coding sequence ATGGCACGTGTCAAAAGGGGTGTCACCACCCGCGCCAAGCACAAGAACATTCTCGAGCAGGCCAAGGGTTACCGCGGCCGCCGCAAGAATACGATCCGCGTCGCCCGCCAGGCCGTCGAAAAGGCCGGGCAGTATGCCTATCGCGACCGCAAGGTTAAGAAGCGGAGCTTCCGCGCCCTGTGGATCCAGCGCATCAACGCTGCGGTTCGCGCCGAGGGCCTGACCTATTCGCAGTTCATCCACGGCACCAAGCTGGCCGGGATCGAGCTCGACCGGAAGGCCATGGCCGATCTGGCGATGAACGAAGGTGGCATCTTCACCGCCATCATCGCGCAGGCCAAGGCGGCGCTCGCCTAA
- a CDS encoding AraC family transcriptional regulator, which yields MRLHLAESAVDLLQPEWSNLRFFSGAFPTAHARDGTSVAGTPFCVTGPSSQAVHFAVGPTRLWGVGFLPLGWAKFVRGEAADLANAVADGNTHDAFASFRPLAETLFGEEPDIEAEHARIAEHFLARAHEPLADEDRIVAIHQALIDPEVHTVGALVDRIGGTPRTIERVCRRAFGFAPKLLLRRQRFMRSLAQFMLDPKIRWSGAMDGHYHDQAQFVRDFRSFMGMTPSKYAAMDKPILAAVMRERARISGAAVQTLDGPKGGAVIG from the coding sequence TTGCGCCTGCACCTGGCAGAATCGGCCGTAGACCTACTCCAGCCCGAATGGTCAAACCTCCGCTTCTTCTCGGGTGCCTTCCCTACAGCCCACGCGCGTGACGGCACTTCGGTCGCCGGAACGCCATTCTGCGTTACCGGGCCCAGCAGCCAGGCCGTGCACTTCGCCGTGGGCCCGACCCGCCTTTGGGGAGTCGGCTTCCTGCCGCTGGGCTGGGCCAAGTTCGTCCGGGGCGAGGCAGCTGATCTGGCCAATGCCGTGGCCGACGGTAACACTCACGATGCCTTCGCCTCGTTTCGCCCGCTGGCTGAGACGCTGTTCGGCGAGGAGCCCGACATCGAGGCCGAGCACGCCCGAATCGCCGAACATTTCCTGGCCCGCGCCCACGAACCGCTGGCCGACGAAGACCGCATCGTCGCGATCCACCAGGCGCTGATCGATCCCGAAGTCCACACCGTCGGCGCGCTGGTCGATCGTATCGGCGGCACGCCGCGCACGATCGAGCGCGTCTGCCGCCGCGCCTTCGGCTTCGCGCCCAAGCTGCTGCTGCGCCGCCAGCGCTTCATGCGGAGCCTGGCGCAGTTCATGCTCGACCCGAAAATCCGCTGGTCGGGGGCGATGGACGGGCACTATCACGACCAGGCGCAGTTCGTCCGCGACTTCCGTTCCTTCATGGGCATGACCCCCAGCAAATATGCGGCGATGGACAAGCCGATCCTCGCGGCCGTGATGCGCGAACGCGCGCGGATCTCCGGCGCCGCCGTGCAGACGCTCGACGGACCGAAGGGCGGAGCGGTCATCGGCTAG
- the pheS gene encoding phenylalanine--tRNA ligase subunit alpha, which translates to MDYAATGQEALSRIAAAQDLDTLEGLRVEFLGKQGSISGLLKTLGGMNPDERQSEGPKIHALRESVTEALSGRKAGLEGAALEARLAAERIDLSLPAPDMPRGSVHPVSQVMDEMAEIFADMGFAVATGPEIEDDWHNFTALNMPESHPARAMHDTFYFPDKNADGREMLLRTHTSPVQIRTMLERGAPLRVIAPGRVYRSDSDATHTPMFHQIEGLVIDKGIHLGHLKWTLETFLKAYFEREDIVLRLRPSYFPFTEPSVEVDVGFTLVNGKRVLGGQEGWMELLGSGMVNRKVIAAGGLDPDVWQGFAFGVGVDRLAMLKYGMDDLRAFFDGDVRWLAHYGFAPLDVPTLSGGVGTAA; encoded by the coding sequence GTGGACTACGCGGCAACCGGGCAGGAGGCGCTTTCGCGGATCGCGGCAGCGCAAGACCTAGACACGCTCGAGGGGCTGCGGGTCGAGTTTCTCGGCAAGCAGGGCTCGATCTCGGGACTGCTGAAGACGCTGGGGGGCATGAACCCCGACGAGCGCCAGAGCGAAGGCCCGAAGATCCACGCGCTGCGCGAGAGCGTCACCGAGGCGCTGTCGGGACGCAAGGCCGGCCTCGAAGGCGCTGCGCTCGAAGCGCGCCTAGCCGCCGAGCGCATCGACCTTTCGCTGCCCGCGCCCGACATGCCGCGCGGTTCGGTCCATCCGGTCAGCCAGGTCATGGACGAGATGGCCGAGATCTTCGCCGACATGGGCTTCGCTGTCGCCACCGGCCCCGAGATCGAGGACGACTGGCACAACTTCACCGCGCTCAACATGCCCGAGAGCCATCCGGCGCGCGCGATGCATGATACCTTCTACTTCCCGGACAAGAATGCCGACGGCCGCGAGATGCTGCTGCGCACGCATACCTCACCCGTGCAGATCCGCACGATGCTGGAGCGTGGCGCGCCGCTGCGCGTCATCGCGCCGGGCCGCGTCTATCGCTCGGACAGCGACGCGACCCACACGCCGATGTTCCACCAGATCGAAGGCCTGGTGATCGACAAGGGCATCCACCTCGGCCACCTCAAGTGGACGCTGGAGACCTTCCTCAAGGCCTATTTCGAGCGCGAGGACATCGTCCTGCGCCTGCGCCCGAGCTATTTCCCCTTCACCGAACCTTCGGTCGAAGTCGACGTCGGCTTCACCCTCGTCAACGGCAAGCGCGTGCTCGGCGGGCAGGAAGGCTGGATGGAACTGCTCGGTAGCGGCATGGTCAACCGCAAGGTGATAGCCGCGGGCGGTCTCGATCCGGACGTCTGGCAGGGCTTCGCCTTCGGCGTTGGCGTCGATCGCCTGGCGATGCTCAAATACGGCATGGACGACCTGCGCGCCTTCTTCGACGGCGATGTCCGCTGGCTCGCGCATTACGGCTTCGCTCCGCTCGACGTCCCGACATTGTCGGGCGGCGTGGGCACGGCAGCTTAA
- the pheT gene encoding phenylalanine--tRNA ligase subunit beta has product MKFSLSWLKDHLDTSATVDQIADKLNAIGLEVEGIENPAEKLAGFTVAKVLNAERHPDADKLQVLTVDRGDGQPLQVVCGAPNARSGLVGVLGLPGAVVPANGMVLKVAAVRGVESNGMMCSTRELELGEDHDGIIELPADAPIGTSFADYHGADPVFDIAITPNRPDCMGVYGIARDLAAAGLGTLKPVPVAPVAGTFASPVEIRTDDAEGCPAFYGRTIVGVTNGASPDWMQARLKSAGQRPISALVDITNYLMLTYGRPAHAYDRAKLTGAVVARRAKDGEGVTALNGKHYLLDHSMTVIADDAGVHDIAGIMGGEHSGCSEDTRDVLLEIAYFDPTRIAATGRTLNLTSEARSRFERGIDPQFLDAGLDLLTGLILDICGGQASEVIRAGTPPSGAKVVHYEPALAEKLGGVAVPPAQQRTILESLGFGVVAVESQTGEQWSVTAPGWRPDVDGAPDIVEEVIRIHGLDKVESVALPRADGVARPTTTPAQKLERRLRRAAAARGSHEAVTWSFLPEADADAFADGANDSGGGVWTLANPISEDMKAMRPSLLPGLLAAVRRNLDRGATGLRLFEIGRRYLRGEGGASDERLSLAVILAGEKTPRGWATGRPASFDAFDAKAEALALLAEAGAPVDNLQVMGEAGPQFHPGQSGTLRLGPKTVLARFGMLHPAVAKQFDIDASVAVAELFLDAIPGKRGAATFARAHYAPPALQAVTRDFAFLVPADLPAGDLVRTIKGADKANIVAARLFDDFRGQGVPEGQKSLAIEVTLQPGEKTYAEADLKAIAEKVTAAAAKLGATLRG; this is encoded by the coding sequence ATGAAATTCTCGCTCTCCTGGCTCAAGGACCACCTCGACACGTCCGCGACGGTCGATCAGATCGCCGACAAGCTCAACGCGATCGGCCTCGAAGTAGAAGGCATCGAGAACCCGGCCGAGAAGCTCGCCGGCTTCACTGTGGCGAAAGTGCTGAACGCCGAGCGCCACCCCGATGCTGACAAGCTGCAGGTACTCACCGTGGACCGCGGCGACGGCCAGCCGCTCCAGGTCGTCTGCGGCGCGCCCAATGCGCGGTCAGGCCTCGTCGGGGTGCTCGGCCTGCCGGGCGCGGTGGTGCCGGCCAATGGCATGGTGCTGAAAGTCGCGGCGGTGCGCGGCGTCGAATCGAACGGCATGATGTGCTCGACGCGCGAGCTCGAACTCGGCGAGGACCACGACGGCATCATCGAACTGCCCGCGGACGCGCCGATCGGCACGAGCTTTGCCGACTACCACGGCGCCGATCCGGTGTTCGACATCGCCATCACGCCCAACCGGCCCGACTGCATGGGCGTCTACGGCATCGCCCGCGATCTCGCAGCGGCGGGGCTGGGCACGCTGAAGCCGGTCCCGGTGGCCCCCGTCGCCGGCACTTTCGCTTCGCCGGTCGAAATCCGCACCGACGATGCCGAAGGATGCCCCGCGTTCTACGGCCGCACGATCGTTGGCGTGACCAATGGCGCTTCGCCCGACTGGATGCAGGCGCGGCTCAAGAGCGCCGGCCAGCGGCCGATCTCGGCGCTGGTCGACATCACCAACTACCTGATGCTGACCTACGGGCGCCCGGCGCACGCCTATGATCGCGCCAAGCTGACCGGCGCCGTCGTCGCGCGCCGCGCCAAGGACGGCGAGGGCGTGACCGCGCTCAACGGCAAGCACTACTTGCTCGACCATTCGATGACCGTGATCGCTGACGACGCAGGCGTCCACGACATCGCCGGCATCATGGGCGGCGAGCATTCGGGCTGCTCCGAGGATACGCGCGACGTGCTGCTCGAGATCGCCTATTTCGATCCGACCCGGATCGCCGCCACCGGCCGGACGCTGAACCTCACCTCGGAAGCGCGCAGCCGTTTCGAGCGCGGCATCGACCCGCAGTTCCTCGACGCCGGGCTCGACCTGCTGACCGGGCTGATCCTCGATATCTGCGGAGGCCAGGCTTCAGAAGTCATCCGCGCGGGAACGCCGCCCTCGGGCGCCAAGGTCGTGCACTACGAGCCCGCGCTGGCCGAGAAGCTCGGCGGCGTCGCGGTTCCGCCGGCGCAGCAGCGAACGATCCTGGAAAGCCTGGGCTTCGGCGTGGTCGCGGTGGAGAGCCAGACCGGCGAGCAATGGAGCGTCACCGCTCCGGGCTGGCGCCCCGACGTCGACGGCGCGCCCGACATCGTCGAGGAAGTCATCCGCATCCACGGCCTCGACAAGGTCGAAAGCGTCGCCCTGCCCCGCGCGGACGGCGTCGCCCGGCCGACCACAACGCCCGCGCAGAAGCTCGAACGCCGCCTGCGCCGTGCCGCGGCAGCGCGCGGGAGCCACGAGGCCGTGACGTGGTCGTTCCTGCCCGAGGCGGACGCCGATGCCTTCGCCGACGGCGCCAACGATTCTGGGGGCGGCGTCTGGACGCTGGCCAATCCGATCAGCGAGGACATGAAGGCCATGCGTCCCTCGCTGCTGCCTGGCCTGCTTGCCGCGGTGCGCCGCAACCTCGACCGCGGGGCCACGGGTCTGCGCCTGTTCGAGATCGGCCGCCGTTATCTGCGCGGTGAAGGCGGAGCCAGCGACGAGCGCCTGTCGCTCGCTGTGATCCTTGCCGGCGAGAAGACCCCGCGCGGCTGGGCCACGGGCAGACCAGCGAGCTTCGACGCCTTCGACGCCAAGGCCGAGGCTCTGGCACTGCTCGCCGAAGCCGGTGCTCCGGTCGACAACCTGCAGGTCATGGGCGAGGCTGGACCACAGTTCCATCCGGGCCAGTCGGGCACGCTGCGGCTCGGACCCAAGACCGTGCTCGCACGCTTCGGCATGCTGCACCCTGCCGTGGCCAAGCAATTCGACATCGACGCGTCGGTCGCGGTGGCCGAGCTGTTCCTCGACGCGATCCCCGGCAAGCGCGGCGCGGCGACTTTCGCCCGCGCGCATTACGCGCCGCCGGCGCTGCAGGCGGTGACGCGCGATTTCGCTTTCCTTGTTCCCGCCGATCTTCCCGCTGGCGATCTCGTCCGCACGATCAAAGGCGCCGACAAGGCGAACATCGTCGCCGCCCGTCTGTTCGACGACTTCCGCGGCCAGGGCGTGCCCGAGGGTCAGAAGTCGCTGGCGATCGAGGTCACGCTCCAGCCGGGCGAGAAGACCTACGCCGAAGCCGATCTCAAGGCGATCGCCGAGAAAGTCACCGCGGCGGCGGCAAAGCTCGGGGCAACGCTCAGAGGCTGA